The sequence attgatatttataactcagtatgttttttaaaaaacttagttttaagtaataaacgaatttaataaattaaattcatcacctataatgttctataaactatatttgaaaactctctaaaattatatttaaagcataatattattattatttaatttaagttattttaaacataatatatgctaaaccaacttaaattatatttacaataagaccatcctaaaccggttagtaaaccaaaaacaatactaaaccaacatgaaccaatatctgattcggcgaggaaggaagtgtttcgagataaacgcttgaatggttatcaactgaaatggtttgatcatgaaagagttagtatgaatattaacaataaaattatagattagattaatttaaatttgtaagaatacctttgagtctatgaaaagcaattcaattccatgaataagtttggcttttggaagttgcgggtttcccaacaatgaatccacctaacaaaaagtttgttgttataaaaaaatctcattcaatgtcattaaaggtttctgggacggcaagagttgatagtgaaactatttttttgctcgagtgctttgaaattttgcttaatagtgtgaggttgatgtggatggaataatgagttttatagggactttcttgatgtaaaactatacattttttttttgtttaatgtggtatatccatttttatataatttactaccatttaaagatagaagtacattttaagatagatgcttaaatcttaatgtactttttccattttttaaaatgtttatttccatttcttatatttttatttacgtaatatctaaattttatatttttaaatagatatttaaatattaatgcactttttccattttttaaattgtgtatttacttatattatatattttacattttaagatagatgtttaatgcttgatgaactttttccatttttaaaaaaatagtgtatttacttattattacatatataattcatatattatatatttacattatttacttattatttattttcatgtatatgtatttccatttcttgtacttttaatttacttaatatctatattttacatttttagatagatgtttaaatcttaatgtatgttttccattttttaaattgtatatttctatttgttatacattctatttacgtaatatctatattttaaattttaatatatatttttaaatcttaatgtaatttcccattttttaaatttggtattcacttatattatatattacttattatttatttttctttatattgtgtatttctatttcttatactttctatttactaataattttatattttaagattgatttacattttaagatagatgtttaaatactaatgtattttttccatttttttaaattgtgtatttccttttctaatactttctatttacttaatatctatattttacattttaagatagatgtttaatatttaatatactcttttcattttttaataattgtgcatttacttattattgtacatataattcgtatatttatatatttataatatttacttattatttatttttctatatattgagtatttctctttcttatactttatatttagttaatgtatatattttatattttaagatagatgtttaaatctttacgtatttttctatttttaatgtaaaacggcaatgtttaataaaagAACTTGGACATCATCCATGTACCTGGAAGCtacctggaagatatcaagctttTACGAAGAAGTTTCCTCAACTCAGACATCATCCATGTACCCCGAACGGAGAACCAAAGGGCGGATAGCTTGGCACGTagtgctaggaaacaaccgtctttcgtcgttcatatggatgcggagttaccgatttggtttacagagtcaacatgagtctgtgaatgtcttgctgtcaaaaaaaaaaaaaaaaacttggacaaatagtcaaatagttatatttatgtttttttttctttttttaataaaattctaatgttacattatgaagataacccgtttttttagtgaacaatggtaatcttacacatgtttaatgtagtttttccatttttttatgttgtatgtttacatattattgttatttttaaatgtaaaatggtaattttacatatgtttaatgtagtatttccattttttatgttgtatgtttacatattatttattattttcgaaattatatataattttatttttacaaaatagtaatgttacattatggagataagccgtcttttttttagtgaaaaatggtaatcttacatatgtttaatgtagttttttcattttttatgttatatgtttacatattattttcttaaaataaaaatgtaaaatggtaatcttacatatgtttaatgtagtattttcatttttatgttgtatgttttacatatatttattattttcaaaattatatataatgttttttcttttttttataaaacggtaatgttacattatggagataagccgtcttttttaagtgaaaaatagtaatcttacatatgtttaatgtagtttttacattttttttatgctgtatgtttacatattttttataattttcgaaaataagtaatattaaaatgtaaaactatattttaatgccatgtgtcatctttcgagattatattatatatttacttattatttatttttctttatattgtgtatttttatttcttatactttctatttactaataattttatattttaagattgatttacattttaagatagatgtttaaatactaatgtactttttctattttttttaaattgtgtatttccttttcttatactttctatttgcgtaatatctatattttacattttaagatagatgtttaaatcttaatatactttttccattgtttttaagttgtgtatttctttttcttatattttctatttacttaatatctatattttacattttaagatagatgtttaatatttaatatactctttccatttttaaaaaattgtgcatttacttattattgtatatataattcatatatttatatatttataatatttacttattatttatttttttatatattgagtatttctcttttttatactttatatttagttaatgtctatattttatattttaagatagatgtttaaatctttacgtatttttctatttttaatgtaaaacggaaatgtttaatagaagaacttggacaaatagtcaaacatatttatgtttaatgtagtatttccatttttatgttgtatgttttacttatatttattattttcgaaattatatataatgttttttgttttttttataaaacggtaatgttacattatggagataagccgtctttttttttaaagtgaaaaatagtaatcttacatatgtttaatgtagtttttccattttttaatgctgtatgtttacatattttttacaattttcgaaaataattaatattaaaatgtaaaactatattttatgccacgtgtcatctttcgggataatttttttccgctgatgtggacgtcctatggagcctcaaaagctccattttattagtagagactagggattaacccgggctacgcccgggatttttatttttttctaatttaagttgttaaattatttatatttaggttatgatatatatttatataaatgttaagatgcatgtcataattaaaatttatttttaaattttaacatgttaaattaacatatttttttactatttaaatattttttgtaattttgttggctatctaattatcatatttagcaaaactatctcttGAGTGTTaacataaatgttttagatattaaattaaactgtagagtattttcggatcgaccacatgctcaacaatcaatcgatccgtaaaaagatggtcgatctccttggccaggtaagtacaattttagcaaaaatatctttgattttcagatattaagtatataactattattttaaatattgttttaattgtattttttgatcaaattattgtattataatgtttatgtaaatatttttgtgatatttgaatttgtgttgttcgtatacttaatctagatgatattgatgtttaacaatttattgttttatggaaatagaaaataatgatatatcaaaacgtatctaatacttgttaaatgatagtataatgtaaattatatccattatttgaaaataaccatttgttgttttttattttcttttttaaatcagaaattatttttatttaaaaacattattcatatataatataatagtttaagtttggaagattaatctatatatataaattatgtatatttttttaaaaaataatttaagatattatatattgagtaactgagtaaaagctgaatttcttatcttgaaaatcaaatatttatatttttgtcttcatgttatactcaccaatccatcattgatatttataactcagtatgtttttaaaataacttagttttaagtaataaacgaatttaataattaaattcatcacctataatgttatataaactatatttgaaaactctctaaaactatattttaagcataatattactattatttaatttaagttattttaagcataatatatgctaaactaacttaaattatatttacaataggaccatcgtaaacctgttaataaaccaaaaacaatactaaaccaacatgaaccaatacctgattcggcgtggaatgaagtgtttcgggataaatgcttgaatggttattaactgtaatagtttgatcatgaaatagttagtatgaatattaacaataaaatgatggattagattaatttaaatttgtaagaatacctttgagtctatgaaaagcaattcaattcccatgaataagtttggcttttggaagttgtgGGTTTCcaaacaatgaatccacctaacaaaaagttcgttgttataaaaaatctccttcaaagtcattaagggtttttgggacggcaataGTTGATGgtagaaccatttttttgctcgagggCTTTAAAGTTTttcttgatagtgtgaggttgatattgatggaataatgagttttatatggACTTTCTTGACttcctctgtttcaaaatacatgaagttttaggttgggatacaaatattaaaaaacttgttttttatctaaaaagtatcactaaaatataaattaaaaattatttaaccaatcacaaaacatactacaaaatataattggttacacagtttttgataaagataaaagataccttgaaatatgaaaacatcatctattttgaaacatcaaaaactctctaaaacatcatctattttgaaacggagggagtacattttaatttttgttttgtttaatgtggtattttcatttttatataatttactaccattttaagatatatgtacatttaagatagatgtttaaatcttaatgtattttttctattttttaaaaatgtttatttccatttcttatattttttatttacgtaatatctatattttatattttaaaatagatatttaaatcttaatgtactttttcctttttttttaaattgtgtatttacttatattatatattttacattttaagattcatgtttaatgcttaatgaactttttccattttttaaaaaaaaattgtgtatttacttattattatatatataattcatatattatagatttaaatatttacttattatttattttcctgtatatgtatttccatttcttgtactttttatttacttaatatctttattttacttttaaagatAGATGTtaaaatcttaatgtacgttttccatttttaaaaaaagtatatttctatttgttatactttctatttacgtaatatctatattttaaattttaagatatatttttaaatcttaatgtaattttccattttttaaattgggtatttacttatattatatatttacttattatttatttttatttatattgtgtatttctatttcttattctttctatttactaataattttatattttaagatagatttacattttaagatagatgtttaaatactaatgtactttttctatttttttaaattgtgtatttccttttgttatattttctatttgcgtaatatctatattttatattttaagatagatgtttaaatcttaatataattttttccattgttttaagttgtgtatttctttttcttatactttctatttacttaatatctatattttacattttaagatagatgtttaatatttaatgtactctttccattttttttaaaattgtgcatttacttattattgtatatataattcgtatatttatatatttataatatttacttattatttatttttctatatattatgtatttctctttcttatattttatattttattaatatctatattttatattttaagatagatgtttaaatcttaatgtattttttcatttttaatgtaaaacggcaatgttttatagaaaaacttggacaaatagtcaaatagttatatttatgttttttttttataaaatggtaatgttacattatggagataaactgttttttttagtgaaaaatagtaattttacatatgtttaatgtagtttttccatttttttcatgttgtatgtttacatattatttttatttttaaatgtaaaatggtaatcatacatatgtttaatgtagtatttccattttttatgatgtatgtttacatattatttattattttcgaaattatatataatgtttttttttacaaaatagtaatgttacattatgcagataagccgtctttttttagtgaaagatggtaatcttacatatgtttaatgtttacatattattttttaaaaataaaaatgtaaaatggtaatcttacatatgtttaatgtagtatttccattttttatgttgtatgtttacatatatttattatttttgaaattatatataatgtttttattttataaaacggtaatgttacattatgaagataatccgtctttttttaagtgaaaaatgataatcttatagtttaatgtagtttttctattttttatgctgtatgtttacatgttatttataatttttgaaaattagtaatattaaaatataaaactatattttatgccacgtgtcatttttTGGGAGAAGTTTTTACCGCTGATGTGGActctctatggagcctcaaaaggtcctttttattagtatagattagGTTTTTCTTTTTGGTCACAAAGATTATTAGGTTAATATCGATATCTTTTCAAACTTTGCTAACATGTATGAAACcttcaaataaaaatacaaacattttGTGTTTTTAAACTTATAGAACATTTTACATAGCTTCATGTCATCCATTaccatcattatcatcatcagaaCTCATATGCAGTCGGCTGTACTCGAACTCTTGCCTCGTGACAACACTCGCACCAGTAAACTTTTttgaaaaactcaattttgtgctttgataaaacaaatacaaaaacatACTATATGGTCCTATGAGATATTTGGCATATTATATGGTCCTATGAGATATTTGGGAATTCACGAAAACTAAAGTAAATGCGAGGAAATACACCAAAGAGAACTAATACTTTCACTTGCAATTTTATTCAGAATAAAACATGTTCTGGTAAAAGACAAGACACAATCTGAAAACCAAACCTctaatctcttcttttttttaagaatctCACTGATTCAAATTAATTTGCACCACTAATACCCATTTTCCAGGACATGTTAAAGTCCTTACCCACTAGAATCTCAAGTCCCTTAACTTCAACCATCACACTCTTGTTCTCTCCTTCCTCTTCCAACCCAACCACATACGTATGCTCCTTCGAGCTCACCTCAATCTTCTTCCCCTCGTTCGCGACCGGACTTCCATTGATCTCAACCTCAGAAGCTTGTCCTCCTCCTCTAAGTCCCAAAACACTAACTTTCTCAATCACCCATCCTTTGCTCAACGCAAACTTCCCTTCCTTCACTTGTGACCACATCTTCACAGTTCCGTTTCCGACCGAAGCGTAGAAGTCAACGTACGTGGATTGTCCGTTTCCCAGCTTCATCTCCGGAAGCTCGTCCTCGTCTAGGTAGAGCTTACCCGTCGCGTATCCCTCAGAAGCTCCAGCAGGGAACGTAATGACGAGATTAAACGGCGTCGTTCTAGCTTCTTTCGAGATCAACCCTCCTTGCTGCATCGGCAATATGGTGTTCTGGTAAAGATGAACGTTCACGAAGTTCAACGGAGCAGGGAGAGTCACGCGTTTCCCGCTCTTGGACACAACGGCTTGAGTCATGTCGAACATGTGGTACCAAGAACCTGGCGGGAACAGAGCTTCCACTTCGGTTTTGCCTTGTTCGAGAACCGGAGATATCATCAAGCTGCTTCCAAGCAAGAACTGTCTGCTCGAGGCGTAGCACTCGGTGTACTCAGGGAACGAGAAGAAGAGCGGTCTTGCGATTGGTGCACCCGTCATGTGAGCTTCGTAGTTGAGCGTGTAGAGGTAAGGGAGGATCTTGTATCTCATACCGAGAGCGTTACGAGCTGAGTTAGCTACTGTGTCCCACTGGTAAAGCTCTTGCCGTGGAGAGTAGTAGTTAGCGTGATCTCTCGAAAACGGGTAGAACGCTCCCACTTCGATCCAACGGTTACAGAGCTCCTCCGTTGGTTGAGGGTAGAACCCACAGATGTCTGCACCAACCATAGGAACTCCGAAGATTCCGAAGTTCAACATCGTTGAGATAGACACTTGCAAGCTCTGCCACGTTCCTTGGTTATCTCCGGTCCAATGAGCAGCGTATTTACCCGAACCGACAAAAGTAGACCGGGACAAAATGAAAGGACGTTTCCCTTCGATAGAGAGTAAACCCTTGTGTGTGGCAACGGTCTCGGAGAATCCGTAGATACTATGAGCGTCATACTCTCTTACACCGTTGTAATGTAAAGCACTCGTTGCAATCGTCTTGAAACCGATGGGAGCTTGAACTCCAGTAGCGTTGATCTTGTAAGGGGGTTCATCCCATCTCGTCTTGGTTATATTCTTGCAGTCCAAGCAACAGATCCAACCAGGTCCTTCCCCAGTTGGACACTTCTTCCCTTTAGGGATCGTGCACAGTCCAGTGCAAAAGTTCGAAACCTCGTTCATGTCGATCCATAGACCATCTATAGGGACTAGCTCATGGAAGCGGCGGATTTCTTCACCCCACCAAGCAACAGTCTTGGGGTTGAGGAAATCAGGGAAGTGGACCGCGCCGGGCCATACTTGGGCCAAGAAAGGCTTTCCTTCATACTTGATGAACACGTCATTGGCCATTCCTCGTTGGTACACGCCGTAGCTAGAGTTGACA comes from Brassica rapa cultivar Chiifu-401-42 chromosome A02, CAAS_Brap_v3.01, whole genome shotgun sequence and encodes:
- the LOC103829450 gene encoding alpha-xylosidase 1 — its product is MDSPKTVFSCLSLLVALILCFSPTHSSNTIGKGYRLISIEESPDGGFIGYLQVKQKNKIYGSDITTLRLYVKHETDNRLRVHITDAKKQRWEVPYNLLPRDQPPPVGKAIGKSRKTPITVQEISGSELTFSYTTDPFSFAVKRRSNGQTLFNTSSSPNSGFGEMVFKDQYLEISTSLPKDASLYGLGENSQANGIKLVPNEPYTLYTEDVSAINLNTDLYGSHPVYMDLRNVGGKPYAHAVLLLNSNGMDVFYRGTSLTYKVIGGVFDFYFVAGPSPLDVVDQYTSLIGRPAPMPYWSLGFHQCRWGYRNLSVIEDVVDSYQKAKIPLDVIWNDDDHMDAKKDFTLSPISYPRAKLLNFLDKIHKMGMKYVVINDPGIGVNSSYGVYQRGMANDVFIKYEGKPFLAQVWPGAVHFPDFLNPKTVAWWGEEIRRFHELVPIDGLWIDMNEVSNFCTGLCTIPKGKKCPTGEGPGWICCLDCKNITKTRWDEPPYKINATGVQAPIGFKTIATSALHYNGVREYDAHSIYGFSETVATHKGLLSIEGKRPFILSRSTFVGSGKYAAHWTGDNQGTWQSLQVSISTMLNFGIFGVPMVGADICGFYPQPTEELCNRWIEVGAFYPFSRDHANYYSPRQELYQWDTVANSARNALGMRYKILPYLYTLNYEAHMTGAPIARPLFFSFPEYTECYASSRQFLLGSSLMISPVLEQGKTEVEALFPPGSWYHMFDMTQAVVSKSGKRVTLPAPLNFVNVHLYQNTILPMQQGGLISKEARTTPFNLVITFPAGASEGYATGKLYLDEDELPEMKLGNGQSTYVDFYASVGNGTVKMWSQVKEGKFALSKGWVIEKVSVLGLRGGGQASEVEINGSPVANEGKKIEVSSKEHTYVVGLEEEGENKSVMVEVKGLEILVGKDFNMSWKMGISGAN